One genomic segment of Streptomyces sp. TLI_146 includes these proteins:
- a CDS encoding SDR family NAD(P)-dependent oxidoreductase — protein sequence MSETFNHQTHLRTWLITGATSGIGRELTLQALENGESVAALARDTSSLAEVAQEHGDRLLLLQVDVRDERAVRGAVDGTLARFGRIDVVANNAGYGLFGAVEEASDAQVRAVFDTNVFGVLNVLRATLPVLRAQRAGHILQGSSLYGQCAHPGVGLLAATKYAVEGLSDALAAEVAPLGIKVTIIQPGMTATPFLANLDVAAGLGDYDHSVREVQKGIAELPASAFSAAARIAAGIRTAVDSPNPPLRLALGASSAAGMRPALEARIADLDKWQDVTGAVDR from the coding sequence ATGAGTGAGACATTCAACCACCAGACCCACCTCCGCACGTGGCTGATCACCGGCGCGACGTCCGGCATCGGTCGAGAACTGACCCTCCAGGCACTGGAGAACGGCGAAAGCGTTGCGGCACTTGCCCGCGACACCTCTTCCCTGGCCGAAGTGGCGCAAGAGCACGGCGACCGGCTGCTCCTCCTCCAGGTGGACGTACGCGACGAGCGCGCCGTCCGGGGCGCGGTGGACGGCACGCTCGCACGGTTCGGCCGCATCGACGTCGTCGCCAACAACGCGGGATACGGACTGTTCGGAGCCGTCGAGGAGGCCTCCGACGCACAAGTCCGCGCCGTGTTCGACACCAACGTCTTCGGAGTGCTCAACGTGCTCCGCGCAACGCTGCCGGTGCTCCGCGCCCAGCGGGCCGGGCACATCCTCCAGGGCTCGTCGCTCTACGGACAGTGCGCCCACCCCGGCGTGGGTCTGCTGGCCGCCACCAAGTACGCGGTCGAGGGGCTCTCGGACGCGCTCGCGGCCGAGGTCGCACCGCTCGGCATCAAGGTGACGATCATCCAGCCCGGGATGACCGCGACCCCCTTCCTGGCCAACCTCGATGTCGCAGCCGGCCTGGGCGACTACGACCACAGCGTCCGCGAGGTCCAGAAGGGCATCGCGGAGCTGCCGGCGTCCGCGTTCTCCGCCGCAGCGCGGATCGCCGCAGGTATCCGCACCGCCGTCGACAGCCCCAACCCTCCGCTGCGCCTGGCCCTTGGCGCCTCCAGCGCTGCAGGCATGCGCCCGGCCCTGGAGGCCCGGATCGCCGACCTGGACAAGTGGCAGGACGTGACCGGCGCCGTCGACAGGTAG
- a CDS encoding CGNR zinc finger domain-containing protein, with amino-acid sequence MSTSAARSPKPSPRTLTPTPETVLSFVNTRADGSGRQEVFGDGDSFAAWLAEHAELGGETVATDADAAVARELRDALVTLLLAHSGDEESLGEPLLRAERHLRRAGSLYPLATAITADGAELASPQAGVPRVFGTVLAAVTMLAQSSDWGRIKACRNPPCHFGFFDRTRNGAGLYCSTGCGSQVSMRKHRQRQHRGGDTPPAP; translated from the coding sequence ATGAGCACCTCAGCAGCCAGATCCCCCAAACCCAGCCCGCGCACCCTCACGCCGACGCCGGAGACCGTTCTCTCGTTCGTGAACACGCGCGCGGACGGATCGGGCCGCCAAGAGGTGTTCGGGGACGGGGACTCGTTCGCGGCATGGCTGGCGGAGCACGCCGAATTGGGCGGAGAGACCGTGGCCACCGACGCTGACGCCGCGGTCGCGCGCGAGCTGCGCGATGCCCTGGTAACCCTGCTGCTCGCACACTCGGGCGATGAGGAAAGCCTGGGTGAACCACTACTGCGAGCCGAGCGGCACCTGCGACGTGCGGGGTCGCTTTACCCGCTTGCGACGGCGATCACGGCGGACGGTGCAGAGCTGGCCTCGCCACAGGCGGGGGTGCCGCGCGTGTTCGGAACCGTGCTGGCCGCTGTGACGATGTTGGCGCAGAGCAGCGACTGGGGGCGCATCAAGGCATGCCGCAACCCCCCCTGCCATTTCGGCTTCTTCGACCGCACCCGCAATGGCGCAGGACTGTACTGCAGTACTGGCTGCGGCTCTCAGGTGTCCATGCGCAAACACCGCCAGCGGCAGCACCGTGGCGGTGACACACCGCCCGCCCCCTGA
- a CDS encoding alpha/beta hydrolase, whose protein sequence is MDLEPGKTVSAVAVPLDAELQVAYDAYLAEKPDLAPMSPEKLSVIRAEDDAAVAALEDLSHGGRFTVLQPSVPGLDGAPEIPLLVCTPSGAPASRPALYFIHGGGFYCGDHRTGLDQILETAEQFGATLISVGYRLAPEHPYPAQINDAYAGLLWVADHADELGIDSERIVVTGFSAGGGLSAALALTVRDKGGPRLLGQLLMAPLLDDRNNSASALQMDDVELYDRSRNGFAWGSLLGDLQGGSDVPQYAAPARATDLAGLPPTFLDVGSAECLRDEILAYTDRIWQAGGEAELHVWPGGIHGFDRKAPEARISKAAVAARRNWLEHLLATN, encoded by the coding sequence ATGGATCTTGAACCTGGAAAGACCGTGTCTGCCGTTGCCGTTCCTCTCGATGCCGAACTTCAGGTCGCTTATGACGCCTACCTGGCGGAGAAACCGGACTTGGCGCCGATGAGCCCCGAGAAGCTGTCGGTGATCCGCGCGGAGGACGACGCCGCAGTGGCAGCGCTCGAGGACCTCAGCCATGGCGGGCGCTTCACTGTCTTGCAGCCTTCGGTGCCCGGCCTGGACGGCGCCCCCGAGATACCGCTGCTGGTGTGCACACCCTCCGGCGCGCCCGCATCGCGGCCGGCGCTCTACTTCATACACGGCGGCGGCTTCTACTGCGGCGATCACCGCACCGGGCTCGACCAGATCCTCGAGACGGCCGAGCAGTTCGGGGCCACACTTATCTCGGTCGGCTACCGGCTCGCGCCCGAGCACCCCTACCCCGCCCAGATCAACGACGCTTACGCCGGTCTGCTGTGGGTCGCCGACCACGCGGACGAGCTCGGCATCGACTCGGAGCGCATCGTCGTCACGGGCTTCAGCGCCGGCGGCGGCCTCAGCGCCGCGCTGGCCTTGACCGTGCGCGACAAGGGCGGCCCCCGCCTGCTCGGCCAGCTGCTGATGGCCCCGCTGCTCGACGACCGCAACAACAGCGCCTCGGCCCTGCAGATGGACGACGTCGAACTCTACGATCGCAGCCGGAACGGGTTCGCCTGGGGCTCGCTGCTCGGCGACCTCCAGGGCGGATCTGACGTGCCGCAGTACGCCGCACCCGCCCGCGCCACTGACCTGGCCGGCCTGCCGCCCACATTCCTCGACGTCGGCTCCGCCGAGTGCCTGCGCGATGAGATCCTCGCCTACACCGACCGGATCTGGCAGGCCGGCGGCGAAGCCGAGCTGCACGTGTGGCCCGGCGGAATCCACGGTTTCGACCGCAAAGCCCCCGAGGCGCGGATCAGCAAGGCCGCTGTCGCGGCACGCCGCAACTGGCTGGAGCACCTTCTCGCCACCAACTGA
- a CDS encoding maleylpyruvate isomerase N-terminal domain-containing protein — MTQVRELYLSVAESAGRLLAEPAVAGGWHQPSALAKLSVRGLAGHLAGQVFFIPAVLAEPEPSEPTISIHEYYRRVSWIGSDIDTPFNQGIRSGGEDEAADGPAALAARVATCVDELRGTLPAAPDRRVRRPTWGPWSISLDDFVTSRTLELIVHSDDLACSVGLPTPEFPALAVETVVDLLSRIALRRHGATDVLRALSRAERAPASISAL; from the coding sequence GTGACACAGGTCAGGGAGCTCTACCTGAGCGTGGCGGAATCAGCGGGGAGGCTGCTGGCTGAGCCGGCGGTCGCGGGCGGCTGGCACCAGCCCTCCGCGCTGGCGAAGCTCAGTGTCCGTGGGCTGGCGGGCCACCTGGCCGGGCAGGTCTTCTTCATTCCCGCAGTGCTGGCTGAGCCAGAACCTTCCGAGCCCACCATCTCGATCCACGAGTACTACAGGCGGGTGAGTTGGATAGGCTCGGACATCGACACGCCGTTCAATCAGGGCATCCGATCCGGCGGAGAGGACGAGGCGGCCGATGGTCCCGCCGCACTGGCCGCGCGGGTCGCCACGTGCGTCGACGAGCTGCGCGGCACCTTGCCGGCCGCGCCGGATCGACGCGTCCGCCGCCCGACCTGGGGACCGTGGTCGATCAGTCTCGACGACTTCGTCACCAGCCGGACCCTGGAGCTCATCGTCCACTCCGACGACCTCGCGTGCAGTGTCGGGCTGCCCACACCGGAGTTCCCGGCCCTGGCGGTTGAGACAGTCGTGGACCTGCTGTCACGGATCGCACTGCGCCGCCATGGAGCGACTGATGTGCTGCGCGCCCTGAGCCGCGCCGAACGCGCACCGGCCTCCATCTCGGCTCTCTAG
- a CDS encoding SRPBCC family protein — protein sequence MTDIVDQINAMHRQVRDTETPSGTARSIIMRRTYDAAVDDVWEACTDAERLGRWFLPVSGELRPGGRYQLEGNAGGEVLRCEPPRLLRVSWIFGQPNEGDLSEVEVRLTPQGGQRTVFELEHVTVMTDPTFWKTFGPGATGVGWDLGLVSLGWYLVQGEAFDREATQAWSESAEARTYLAASSQAWGRANEAYGTPAETAAVMTTATTDFYVPPATTP from the coding sequence ATGACTGACATCGTTGACCAGATCAACGCCATGCACCGTCAGGTGCGGGACACCGAGACCCCGAGCGGGACAGCGCGCAGCATCATCATGCGTCGCACCTACGACGCCGCCGTCGACGACGTCTGGGAGGCGTGCACCGACGCGGAGCGACTGGGGCGCTGGTTCCTGCCGGTAAGCGGCGAGCTGAGGCCGGGCGGTCGGTACCAGCTGGAGGGCAATGCGGGCGGCGAGGTGCTGCGCTGCGAGCCGCCCCGTCTGCTGCGGGTCAGCTGGATCTTCGGGCAGCCGAACGAGGGCGATCTCAGCGAGGTCGAGGTGCGTCTGACCCCCCAAGGTGGGCAGCGCACCGTCTTCGAGCTGGAGCACGTCACGGTCATGACCGACCCGACGTTCTGGAAGACCTTCGGTCCTGGAGCGACCGGTGTCGGCTGGGACCTGGGTTTGGTCAGCTTGGGGTGGTACCTCGTCCAGGGCGAAGCCTTCGACCGCGAGGCGACGCAGGCGTGGAGCGAGTCCGCGGAAGCACGGACGTACCTGGCCGCCAGCAGCCAGGCCTGGGGCAGGGCGAACGAGGCATACGGCACGCCTGCCGAAACCGCCGCGGTGATGACGACGGCCACCACCGACTTCTACGTCCCACCGGCCACCACCCCCTGA
- a CDS encoding cyclic-phosphate processing receiver domain-containing protein, with translation MHIGIVEPLRAMEWNFVTSAKPTMVRSLPSSRRLPPMDCDDGEVKEDQPIPAPVILGIDDLRPLPRATRIARTSSEGIQLLQDHRDSFINELWLDHDLGGEDSILPVVTLMEEAAFTGQPFRIGTVFVHSANPIGAETVVRSLTRWGYRVRRTTAQGT, from the coding sequence ATGCACATCGGGATCGTGGAGCCGCTGCGGGCGATGGAATGGAACTTCGTGACATCCGCGAAGCCAACGATGGTGCGGTCGCTGCCCTCCTCGCGCCGCCTGCCTCCGATGGATTGTGATGATGGTGAGGTGAAAGAAGACCAGCCGATACCAGCGCCTGTCATCCTGGGCATTGACGACCTCCGTCCGCTGCCCCGGGCGACACGGATCGCCCGTACCAGCAGCGAGGGAATCCAGCTCCTGCAAGACCACCGCGACAGCTTTATCAACGAACTCTGGCTCGACCACGATCTCGGTGGCGAGGACAGTATTCTGCCCGTGGTGACCCTCATGGAAGAAGCCGCCTTCACCGGACAGCCGTTCCGCATCGGAACGGTCTTCGTGCACAGTGCCAACCCCATTGGCGCCGAGACGGTCGTGCGGTCACTCACACGTTGGGGCTACCGGGTCCGGCGGACCACAGCTCAGGGAACCTGA
- a CDS encoding alpha/beta hydrolase gives MLVHGTHSAGAFWMPIARELTLRGHRVAMADQPRHGAEAFVAEAYQRQDLRAMAVESSPLNGLGLDDYEARVTGIVRRAARNGPVVLVGHSLGGVSVSRVGNAVAPVDQTTFRARSGWRSRRWSSGGGRLLPPRVRRAVYRYAGHG, from the coding sequence GTGCTGGTGCACGGTACCCACAGCGCCGGCGCCTTCTGGATGCCGATCGCGCGGGAGCTGACGCTGCGCGGTCACCGCGTCGCCATGGCGGACCAGCCACGGCACGGCGCGGAGGCCTTCGTCGCCGAGGCGTATCAGCGCCAGGACCTCAGAGCGATGGCGGTCGAGTCATCCCCACTGAACGGCCTCGGGCTGGACGACTACGAAGCGCGCGTGACGGGCATCGTACGGCGCGCGGCGCGAAACGGCCCGGTGGTGCTGGTCGGACACAGCCTGGGCGGTGTATCGGTCAGCCGTGTCGGCAACGCCGTGGCGCCTGTGGACCAGACCACGTTCAGGGCCCGGTCAGGTTGGCGCTCGCGTCGGTGGTCTTCCGGAGGGGGCCGCCTTCTGCCACCACGGGTTCGGCGTGCGGTTTACCGGTACGCAGGGCATGGTTGA
- a CDS encoding DUF2267 domain-containing protein: protein MISDARVPLEHPQPYSTAYEQLLEKVRYEGAYPTRERAEEAVRLVLAGLGRQLTGDERVDLAACLPLEAARVLTAQIPAPRPLTGWAFVKDLAVRSRASLATTRWDTGSVFSAVAAHAGPGLITRILDQLPTGYALLFGRAELTRAA from the coding sequence GTGATCTCCGACGCGCGCGTACCGCTTGAGCACCCGCAGCCGTACTCGACGGCGTACGAGCAACTCCTGGAAAAGGTCCGCTACGAAGGCGCCTACCCCACCCGCGAGCGGGCCGAGGAAGCCGTCCGGCTGGTCCTCGCGGGACTCGGGCGTCAGCTGACCGGGGACGAACGCGTCGATCTGGCGGCCTGCCTGCCCCTGGAGGCCGCCCGGGTGCTGACCGCGCAGATCCCCGCCCCCCGCCCGCTGACCGGCTGGGCGTTCGTCAAGGACCTCGCCGTCCGTTCCCGTGCTTCCCTGGCCACCACCCGCTGGGACACCGGCTCCGTCTTCTCGGCCGTCGCTGCCCACGCCGGCCCCGGCCTCATCACCCGCATCCTCGATCAACTCCCCACCGGCTACGCCCTGCTGTTCGGCCGGGCCGAACTCACCCGCGCGGCGTGA
- a CDS encoding Hsp20/alpha crystallin family protein yields MLMRTDPFRELDRLAQHLVGPGTWSKPSAMPMDAYRENDAYVVAFDIPGVSADAIDIDVERNMLTVKAERRPAAKADDVQMDLSERPLGVFSRQIVLADTLDTEHIQADYDAGVLTLRIPIAERAKPRKISIGGGTGRKEISG; encoded by the coding sequence ATGTTGATGCGCACTGACCCCTTCCGTGAGCTGGACCGGCTGGCTCAGCATCTGGTGGGCCCGGGCACCTGGTCGAAGCCGTCCGCGATGCCGATGGACGCCTACCGCGAGAACGACGCGTACGTAGTGGCCTTCGACATCCCCGGCGTCAGCGCGGACGCGATCGACATCGACGTCGAGCGCAACATGCTCACCGTCAAGGCCGAGCGGCGGCCGGCGGCGAAGGCCGACGACGTGCAGATGGACCTGTCCGAGCGGCCACTGGGCGTCTTCTCCCGCCAGATCGTGCTCGCCGACACCCTGGACACCGAGCACATCCAGGCCGACTACGACGCGGGCGTGCTCACCCTGCGGATCCCGATCGCCGAGCGCGCCAAGCCCCGCAAGATCTCCATCGGCGGCGGGACCGGCCGCAAGGAGATCTCCGGCTGA
- a CDS encoding type III effector protein, whose amino-acid sequence MTAADKPSTASNDAHSPASFLAAAAALAAIDDALRDAQLETADAAGPGPEQALASLMLLRQVREQLAGWETGLIETARDAGASWADLAHPLGVASRQAAERRYLRGRPGAVGTTGEQRVTATRQARAAERATATWARANAADLRRLAAQITALTHLAPQARPAQAALHAALGATDAAELIAPLTAMRPYLDAHHTDLATSLDTLDEQLAATAADDT is encoded by the coding sequence GTGACCGCAGCCGACAAACCTTCCACGGCCAGCAACGACGCCCACAGCCCGGCGTCCTTTCTCGCCGCCGCGGCGGCCCTGGCCGCTATAGACGACGCCCTGCGCGATGCCCAGCTGGAGACCGCCGACGCGGCCGGCCCCGGTCCCGAGCAGGCGCTGGCCTCCCTGATGCTGCTGCGCCAGGTACGCGAGCAACTCGCCGGGTGGGAGACCGGCCTGATCGAAACCGCCCGCGACGCCGGGGCCAGCTGGGCCGACCTCGCCCACCCCCTCGGCGTCGCCAGCCGCCAAGCCGCCGAGCGCCGCTACCTGCGCGGTCGGCCCGGCGCTGTGGGCACCACCGGCGAGCAGCGTGTAACGGCAACCCGCCAGGCCCGGGCCGCCGAACGCGCCACCGCCACCTGGGCCCGCGCCAACGCCGCCGACCTGCGCCGCCTCGCCGCACAGATCACGGCGCTGACCCACCTCGCACCCCAAGCCCGCCCGGCCCAGGCCGCCCTGCACGCGGCACTCGGCGCCACCGACGCCGCCGAGCTGATCGCCCCCCTCACCGCCATGCGCCCCTACCTCGACGCCCACCACACCGACCTCGCCACATCCCTGGACACCCTCGACGAGCAGCTCGCGGCGACAGCAGCTGACGACACCTGA
- the htpG gene encoding molecular chaperone HtpG, translated as MGSNAETLEFQAETRQLLRLVIHSIYSNKDIFLRELISNASDALDKLRLESLTDSSLVEDTTDLHIWLEADKDARTLTVRDNGIGMSRDDLVELIGTIAKSGTADLLQKIKESKDTATAESLIGQFGVGFYSAFMVADKVTLRTRRAGTSSGTQWESDGEGVYTIQEVDGLPVGTTVTLHLKPTDSEDGLADYLSEPKIRQIVKQYSDFIRWPIRMATEHTNADGETTRDIDTLNSMKALWARPRSEVSEDEYHEFYQQISHDWQAPAETIHMRAEGTFEYEALLFIPSQAPFDLFSRETKPGVQLYVKRVFIMDDCEALMPNYLRFVKGVVDAHDLSLNVSREILQHDRQIRGVRRRLVKKVLGALKDMQAKDAERYAKVWTQFGRALKEGLIEDTDNTDALLELVSAASTHDPEKTTTLRQYVERMKDGQESIYYLTGETRAMVENSPHMEAFTAKGYEVLILTDPVDEVWVDQVPAFDGHRLQSIAKGQVDLDASADGDQETDADKAQREQDFAALLTWLATTLSEQVKQVRLSSRLTTSAACIVGDAHDVTPTLEKMYRAMGQQLPTVKRILELNPTHPLITALRTAHAANADDPALAEIAELVYGSALLAEGGDLPDPARFTRLLTDRLTRAL; from the coding sequence ATGGGCAGCAATGCCGAGACGCTGGAATTCCAGGCTGAGACCCGCCAGTTGCTCCGGCTGGTGATTCACTCGATCTACTCGAACAAGGACATCTTCCTGCGCGAGCTGATCTCGAACGCCTCCGACGCACTGGACAAGCTGAGGCTGGAATCACTGACCGACTCCAGCCTCGTCGAGGACACCACCGACCTCCACATCTGGCTGGAGGCCGACAAGGACGCCCGCACACTGACCGTCCGTGACAACGGGATCGGTATGAGCCGGGACGATCTCGTGGAGCTGATCGGCACGATCGCCAAGTCCGGCACCGCCGACCTGCTACAGAAGATCAAGGAGTCCAAGGACACCGCCACCGCCGAGAGCCTGATCGGGCAGTTCGGGGTCGGCTTCTACTCGGCATTCATGGTGGCCGACAAAGTCACCCTGCGCACCCGGCGGGCCGGCACCTCCTCCGGTACGCAGTGGGAGTCCGACGGCGAGGGCGTCTACACCATCCAGGAAGTCGACGGCCTGCCCGTGGGCACCACGGTCACCCTGCACCTCAAGCCCACCGACAGCGAGGACGGGCTCGCCGACTACCTGTCCGAGCCGAAGATCCGTCAGATCGTCAAGCAGTACTCGGACTTCATCCGCTGGCCGATCCGGATGGCCACCGAACACACCAACGCCGACGGCGAGACCACGCGCGACATCGACACGCTCAACTCGATGAAGGCCCTGTGGGCCCGGCCTCGCAGCGAGGTGAGCGAGGACGAATACCACGAGTTCTACCAGCAGATCAGCCACGACTGGCAGGCCCCGGCCGAGACGATCCATATGCGCGCCGAAGGCACCTTCGAGTACGAGGCGCTGCTGTTCATCCCCTCGCAGGCACCCTTCGACCTGTTCTCCCGCGAGACCAAGCCCGGCGTGCAGCTGTACGTCAAGCGGGTGTTCATCATGGACGACTGCGAAGCGCTCATGCCCAACTACCTGCGCTTCGTCAAGGGCGTCGTCGACGCCCACGACCTGTCACTCAACGTCTCCCGCGAGATCCTCCAGCACGACCGCCAGATCCGCGGCGTGCGCCGACGTCTGGTCAAGAAAGTCCTCGGCGCCCTCAAGGACATGCAGGCCAAAGACGCCGAGCGCTACGCGAAGGTGTGGACGCAGTTCGGCCGCGCGCTGAAGGAGGGCCTGATCGAGGACACGGACAACACCGATGCCCTGCTTGAGCTGGTGTCGGCCGCCTCCACCCACGACCCGGAGAAGACCACCACGCTGCGCCAGTACGTGGAGCGCATGAAGGACGGCCAGGAGAGCATCTACTACCTGACCGGCGAGACCCGTGCGATGGTGGAGAACTCCCCGCACATGGAAGCCTTCACCGCCAAGGGATACGAGGTCCTGATCCTCACCGACCCCGTCGACGAGGTGTGGGTGGACCAGGTCCCGGCCTTCGACGGGCACCGTCTGCAGTCAATCGCCAAGGGCCAGGTCGACCTCGACGCATCCGCCGACGGCGACCAGGAAACCGACGCCGACAAGGCCCAGCGCGAGCAGGACTTCGCCGCCCTGCTGACGTGGCTGGCCACCACCCTGTCCGAGCAGGTCAAGCAGGTCCGCCTGTCGTCCCGACTGACCACATCGGCTGCGTGCATCGTCGGCGACGCCCACGACGTGACGCCGACTCTGGAGAAGATGTACCGGGCGATGGGGCAGCAACTGCCCACCGTCAAGCGGATCCTGGAACTCAACCCCACGCACCCGCTGATCACCGCACTGCGCACCGCACACGCCGCCAACGCCGATGACCCCGCACTGGCGGAGATCGCCGAGCTGGTATACGGCAGCGCACTGCTCGCCGAAGGCGGCGACCTGCCCGACCCGGCCCGCTTCACCCGGCTGCTCACCGACCGCCTGACCAGAGCTCTGTGA
- a CDS encoding diguanylate cyclase, which translates to MPSPHARVTGLPSRTWIRWRRGRDLPLSTPVSGTEEANRQFLLYGVLPLWVVPGLADWWMHRRTRIEDTSGVRESAVHALMMTEAGLPVTVGLLARINPLVLSTMGGAALAHGATALWDVNLATKEREVRPIEQHIHSFLEVLPLTAMAFAACLHPEAVRATLRGGPGPDDWKLLPKDRPLPARYLAALAATITLGVALPYAEEMRRCLRARRVRAAL; encoded by the coding sequence ATGCCGAGTCCCCACGCACGCGTCACCGGCCTGCCCTCCCGTACCTGGATCCGCTGGCGACGGGGCCGTGACCTCCCCCTCTCCACTCCCGTGTCCGGAACCGAGGAGGCCAACCGGCAGTTTCTGCTCTACGGTGTGCTGCCCCTGTGGGTGGTGCCGGGCCTCGCCGACTGGTGGATGCACCGGCGCACCCGGATCGAGGACACCTCGGGCGTGCGCGAGTCGGCCGTGCACGCGCTGATGATGACCGAGGCCGGCCTCCCCGTGACGGTGGGATTGCTCGCGAGGATCAACCCGCTGGTGCTCTCCACCATGGGCGGCGCCGCGCTCGCCCACGGCGCCACCGCTCTGTGGGACGTGAACCTTGCCACCAAGGAGCGCGAGGTCCGCCCGATCGAGCAGCACATCCACAGTTTCCTCGAAGTCCTTCCCCTGACGGCGATGGCGTTCGCCGCGTGCCTGCACCCCGAAGCGGTCCGGGCGACGCTGCGGGGCGGCCCGGGTCCCGACGACTGGAAGCTGCTGCCCAAGGACAGGCCTCTTCCCGCACGCTATCTGGCCGCCTTGGCCGCCACCATCACCCTGGGCGTAGCGCTTCCGTACGCGGAGGAGATGCGTCGTTGCCTGCGGGCCCGGCGCGTGCGGGCGGCGTTGTGA
- a CDS encoding alcohol dehydrogenase catalytic domain-containing protein, giving the protein MRALTWQGKRDVRVETVPDPRIEQPDDIVVRVTSTGICGSDLHLYELFGPYLDPGDILGHEAMGVVEEVGPDVSELSPGDRVVIPFNISCRDCFMCNQGLHSQCETTQVRDRGMGASLFGYTKLYGQVPGGQAELLRVPFGNKLPIKVPDGPPDDRFVYLSDVLPTAWQAVAYADVPEGGTVAVLGLGPIGDMATRIAQHQGARTVIGVDLVPERLSRAHAHGVTCLDVRRGSEEVAEAVRELTEGRGADAVIDAVGMEAHGAPFAKAAQWMTGLLPDAVAQPLMERAGIDRLSALYAGIELVRRGGTLSLSGVYGGAASPMPLLTMFDKQIQLRMGQANVWRWVKDILPLLTDEDPLGVDSFKTHAMSLEQAPKAYAMFQAKEDGMVKTLLKP; this is encoded by the coding sequence ATGCGCGCACTTACTTGGCAGGGCAAGCGGGACGTCCGGGTGGAAACCGTTCCCGATCCGCGGATCGAGCAGCCGGACGACATCGTCGTACGGGTCACCTCGACCGGGATCTGCGGCTCCGACCTGCATCTGTACGAGCTCTTCGGGCCGTATCTGGACCCCGGCGACATCCTCGGCCACGAGGCGATGGGTGTCGTCGAGGAGGTCGGGCCGGACGTGTCGGAGCTCTCCCCGGGAGACCGGGTGGTCATCCCGTTCAACATCTCGTGCCGTGACTGTTTCATGTGCAACCAGGGGCTCCACTCCCAGTGCGAGACCACTCAGGTGCGCGACCGCGGCATGGGGGCCTCGCTCTTCGGCTACACGAAGCTGTACGGACAGGTCCCGGGCGGACAGGCGGAGCTCCTGCGCGTCCCGTTCGGCAACAAACTCCCCATCAAGGTGCCCGACGGTCCGCCCGACGACCGCTTCGTCTACCTTTCCGACGTGCTGCCCACGGCGTGGCAGGCAGTCGCGTACGCGGACGTTCCCGAGGGCGGCACAGTCGCCGTTCTGGGCCTCGGGCCCATCGGCGACATGGCCACCCGCATCGCCCAGCATCAGGGTGCCCGTACCGTCATCGGCGTCGACCTCGTCCCCGAGCGCCTCTCGCGCGCCCACGCGCACGGTGTGACCTGCCTCGACGTGCGCCGGGGAAGCGAGGAGGTCGCGGAGGCCGTCCGGGAGCTCACCGAGGGGCGCGGCGCGGACGCCGTCATCGACGCCGTCGGCATGGAGGCGCACGGCGCCCCGTTCGCCAAGGCCGCACAGTGGATGACCGGTCTGCTGCCCGACGCGGTGGCCCAGCCGCTGATGGAGCGCGCGGGGATCGACCGCCTCTCGGCCCTGTACGCCGGCATCGAACTCGTCCGCCGGGGCGGCACGTTGTCCCTGTCGGGGGTGTACGGCGGGGCGGCCAGTCCGATGCCGTTGCTGACCATGTTCGACAAGCAGATCCAGCTGCGTATGGGGCAGGCCAACGTATGGCGCTGGGTGAAGGACATCCTCCCCCTGCTGACGGACGAGGACCCGCTCGGCGTCGACTCGTTCAAGACGCACGCCATGTCCCTGGAGCAGGCCCCGAAGGCGTACGCGATGTTCCAGGCGAAGGAGGACGGCATGGTGAAGACGCTGCTCAAGCCCTGA